A window from Podospora bellae-mahoneyi strain CBS 112042 chromosome 1 map unlocalized CBS112042p_1, whole genome shotgun sequence encodes these proteins:
- a CDS encoding uncharacterized protein (EggNog:ENOG503PEA4) translates to MTDQHPLQDDNTTTANNNNTHRPSFVSFWKKGKELALGQGRKNKEVKFVEAGGSAVGSGREQSSDNQGNGGSGVPESKAAHRRAQVRRAQIQHRQRKANYVKELEQEVAKIRKQIEDVDKERKVLRVENEGMKAELRLRNGVSFPGPQPAPPQQQQGVAGPWYMSEEMDFTMTLQLGYDEVLGAPCYMVSGLSSPGFEAVTKATTAATAIPNSSILPTPPTTATFAPASSSSITTPTKNPITNTPDHPPELPYMTPPQIQTAINFILALEHTCRTHFHPSHFSPSTSSPVTTPPFHSSQGHSLTATSLALSSAPSSIFTAAKRTQLFPGSGINLKPSPSGTESLEWENSALTLKNLYRLSKVLEKEGEDRAEITPVQAWFEILAKYGVGRVMGRVERLKGELGGRRVVRCPHFGARVDRGEWEVVVEGVMR, encoded by the exons ATGACAGATCAACACCCCCTACAAGACGataacaccaccaccgccaacaacaacaacacccacagACCATCGTTCGTTTCGTTTTGGAAAAAAGGGAAGGAATTAGCTTTGGGGCAGGGGAGGAAGAACAAGGAGGTGAAGTTTGTAGAAGCGGGGGGGTCGGCTGTTGGTAGCGGTCGTG AACAATCATCAGACAACCAAGGAAACGGTGGCTCTGGAGTCCCCGAATCAAAAGCCGCCCACCGCCGCGCCCAAGTCAGGCGAGCGCAGATCCAGCACCGCCAACGCAAAGCCAACTATGTCAAGGAGCTTGAGCAAGAGGTGGCCAAGATAAGGAAGCAGATTGAGGACGTGgacaaggagaggaaggtgttgagggtggagAATGAGGGGATGAAGGCCgagttgaggttgaggaacgGGGTGTCATTCCCAGGTCCACAGCCAGCGCcgccgcaacagcagcaaggggTAGCAGGGCCGTGGTATATGTCTGAAGAAATGGACTTCACAATGACGCTGCAGCTGGGCTACGACGAGGTGCTAGGCGCGCCGTGTTACATGGTTAGCGGGTTATCATCCCCAGGGTTTGAAGCAGTGACGAAagccaccacagcagcaaccgccaTCCCCAACTCTAGCATCCTACCCACACcaccgacaacagcaactTTCGCccctgcttcctcttcctcgatcACTACCCCAACCAaaaaccccatcaccaacacccccgaCCACCCACCCGAGCTACCCTACATGACTCCACCCCAAATCCAAACCGCCATCAACTTTATCCTCGC ACTAGAACACACCTGCAGAACCCAtttccacccctcccacttctccccttccacctcgtccccagtcaccacccccccattccACTCCTCCCAAGGGCACTCCCTCACCGCAACATCCCTCGCCCTGTCCTCCGCCCCGTCATCAATTTTCACAGCCGCCAAACGCACCCAGCTTTTCCCGGGAAGTGGCATCAATCtcaaaccatcaccatcgggAACCGAGTCCCTAGAATGGGAAAACTCAGCCCTCACACTAAAAAATTTGTACCGGCTCTCAAAAGTGTtggaaaaagaaggcgaggacAGGGCCGAGATCACGCCTGTGCAGGCTTGGTTTGAGATTTTGGCGAAatatggggttgggagggtgatgggacGGGTcgagaggttgaagggggagttggggggtaggagggtggtgaggtgtcCGCATTTTGGGGCGAGGGTGGAtaggggggagtgggaggtggttgttgagggggttatgaggtga
- the RRN3 gene encoding DNA independent RNA polymerase I transcription factor (BUSCO:EOG09261660; EggNog:ENOG503NZ4B; COG:K), which yields MTTNTPLSRLAYAPTVASSPIKPILRKPTASVLGTRSRADDSDGADEEEHPMKRQKKTVVFNENLNMVREISGKSFEDAKREVRQALEGKARGDEQDYDNLKDLFAPSNRNSSPDEDEEDPRHQELLGYVVALTGYVPMLGRSCTGLVRSVLRCSWLDRDENFAKAYIQLLAALSSVQASFFAEILRMVVEKFLETKSPSAVPGFPPVDLETRKKRLHVGIKYLLDLFPAGSKMIIKLVTSKFPYTDEPKAVHMSYIDHLLRLKTSRPDLERDIMELILAQLVKLDVEMTLDLENDEDDTTRAVMRSIQTDAKDDQEDDESDDESVMSDDDDLPEETKRVIKIKNKLETLDAIMDLVFSIYDPIFEKPDSDEAVACFENLLSDFKNVILPHLKSRHTQYLLFKFAMKSDQLMEMFLGLLLSVAFSSTEAPVIKQAAAAYLASFTARGARVQSHTVQLIVSCLLDYIDYYRETHRHCRGPDVRRYSLYYASFQGLLYIFCFRWRDLLDQGALPDNVDWDDPASFLGQDLPWMPDLKKRMHANIASKLNPLKCCSPVIVEEFAQLSHHLGLMYIYPQIEKNKSIHLSQFYTGSYAQGGALRDTGFEFDNEKWTHLEACFPFDPFQLPIARRWLDLENNYVTWSPISVLRKPGGEATDEDEEEEDSDEEGSEEESEMGEEELEDREELFEEDTATDDERAD from the exons ATGACGACCAATACCCCCCTCTCGCGCCTGGCCTATGCGCCAACTGTGGCTTCGTCGCCAATCAAGCCGATCCTGAGAAAACCAACAGCATCCGTACTGGGCACACGATCCCGCGCCGACGATTCAGATGgagccgatgaggaggagcaccCTATGAAaaggcagaagaagacggtcgTTTTCAATGAGAACTTGAATATGGTTAGGGAGATCAGCGGCAAGAGCTTTGAAGACGCCAAGCGTGAGGTCAGACAGGCCCTCGAGGGCAAGGCCCGCGGTGACGAACAAGACTACGACAACCTCAAGGACCTGTTTGCGCCGAGCAACAGGAACAGCAGTcccgacgaggatgaggaggacccGAGGCACCAGGAGCTGTTGGGTTACGTGGTCGCCTTGACTGGCTATGTACCGATGCTTGGGCGTTCATGCACGGGTCTTGTTCGAAGTGTTCTTCGGTGCTCTTGGCTGGATAGGGACGAGAACTTCGCCAAGGCCTATATTCAGCTGCTGGCTGCGCTTTCGTCGGTGCAAGCGTCGTTTTTCGCCGAGATTCTCAGGATGGTTGTTGAAAAGTTCCTCGAGACGAAGAGTCCCTCGGCTGTGCCTGGATTCCCGCCTGTTGACTTggagacgaggaagaagcggCTGCATGTTGGAATCAAGTACTTGCTGGATCTGTTTCCGGCGGGGTCCAAGATGATTATCAAGCTTGTTACCTCCAAGTTTCCCTACACGGATGAGCCTAAGGCGGTCCACATGTCGTACATCGATCATCTTCTGCGACTCAAGACCTCCCGCCCCGATCTGGAACGAGATATCATGGAGCTCATCCTCGCGCAGCTGGTGAAGCTTGATGTGGAGATGACACTCGATCTCGAaaacgatgaagatgataCCACGAGGGCGGTAATGCGATCAATCCAGACTGATGCCAAGGATGAccaggaggatgacgaaAGCGACGACGAGTCGGTAATgagcgatgacgatgatctGCCCGAGGAGACAAAGCGGGTGATAAAAATCAAGAACAAGCTGGAGACACTAGATGCGATCATGGACCTTGTGTTTTCCATCTACGATCCCATCTTTGAGAAACCGGACAGCGACGAGGCTGTGGCGTGTTTCGAGAATCTTTTGAGCGATTTCAAGAATGTCATTCTGCCG CATCTCAAATCCCGCCATACGCAGTACTTGCTGTTCAAGTTTGCCATGAAGTCTGATCAACTCATGGAGATGTTTCTTGGCCTGCTACTCTCTGTTGC ATTCTCCTCCACCGAGGCGCCAGTCATCAAACAGGCTGCGGCAGCGTATCTCGCAAGCTTTACTGCTCGTGGTGCCAGAGTTCAGAGCCACACTGTGCAGCTGATTGTGTCTTGTCTTTTGGACTACATTGACTACTATCGGGAGACGCACAGGCACTGTCGTGGTCCGGACGTGCGGCGGTACTCATTATACTA CGCCTCTTTCCAAGGGCTGCTCTACATCTTTTGCTTCCGGTGGAGAGATCTCCTCGACCAGGGTGCACTCCCAGACAACGTTGACTGGGACGATCCGGCGTCATTCCTCGGACAAGATCTGCCCTGGATGCCAGATCTCAAAAAAAGAATGCACGCCAATATTGCCAGCAAGCTCAAT CCCCTCAAATGCTGCTCCCCCGTCATCGTCGAAGAATTCGCCCAACTTTCTCACCACCTTGGGCTGATGTACATCTACCCCCAAATCGAAAAAAACAAGAGCATCCACCTCTCGCAGTTTTACACTGGGAGTTATGCCCAAGGCGGCGCGCTGAGGGACACGGGGTTTGAGTTTGATAATGAGAAGTGGACGCATTTGGAGGCTTGTTTCCCGTTTGATCCGTTTCAGCTGCCTATCGCGAGAAGGTGGTTAGATCTGGAGAATAACTATGTTACTTGGTCGCCGATTAGTGTGTTGAGGAAGCCGGGGGGGGAGGCTactgatgaggatgaagaggaggaggatagtgatgaggaggggagtgaggaggagagtgagatgggtgaggaggagttggaggatagggaggagttgtttgaggaggatacGGCTACTGATGATGAGAGGGCGGATTAA
- the HAP3_1 gene encoding transcriptional activator hap3 (EggNog:ENOG503P23V; COG:K) encodes MSSDSPPESPEAPRASSSSSKTDKADIYDANIRNFAPVARIMKNALPENAKIAKEAKECMQECVSEFISFITSEASEKCHQEKRKTVNGEDILFAMTSLGFENYAEALKIYLSKYREQQSTSNRDGQQNRPNSQGYGAPGQSNPGGGFAGGDLGGQPEGADAQGYNIYGAQPGHNGAPGEY; translated from the exons ATGTCTAGCGATTCGCCGCCCGAGTCGCCCGAAGCGCCTCGcgcctcctcgtcgtcgtccaagACGGACAAGGCTGATATATACGATGCTAACATACGAAACTTTGCGCCAGTCGCCCGCATCATGAAGAATGCGCTCCCCGAGAATGCCAAAATAGCCAAGGAGGCGAAGGAGTGCATGCAAGAGTGCGTTAGCGAGTTCATCTCGTTCATCACAAGCGAGG CTTCGGAAAAATGCCACcaagagaaaaggaagacGGTGAACGGCGAGGATATTCTGTTTGCCATGACGTCTCTTGGGTTTGAGAACTACGCCGAAGCACTCAAGATTTACTTGTCCAAGTACAGAGAG cagcagtcgaCATCAAACCGCGACGGCCAACAAAACAGACCAAACAGCCAGGGTTATGGTGCGCCAGGCCAGTCGAATCCTGGCGGCGGCTTTGCCGGTGGTGATCTCGGAGGCCAGCCAGAGGGCGCTGATGCTCAAGGCTACAACATCTACGGAGCTCAGCCAGGTCACAACGGTGCACCTGGGGAGTATTAA
- the HAP3_2 gene encoding transcriptional activator hap3 (EggNog:ENOG503P23V; COG:K), which translates to MSDSPQSNSKDVEHGAPSPEDEAQMNDPQDPLSSGHAYEFDVKEQDRWLPIANASHACMATGSPP; encoded by the exons ATGTCCGACTCCCCCCAATCCAATTCAAAGGACGTTGAACATGGTGCACCGTCACCCGAGGACGAAGCACAAATGAACGACCCTCAGGACCCACTCTCGAGCGGCCACGCCTATGAGTTTGATGTTAAAGAGCAAGACAGATGGTTACCCATAGCCAATG CTTCGCACGCTTGCATGGCGACAGGATCCCCTCCTTGA
- the GIM4 gene encoding Cochaperone prefoldin complex subunit (EggNog:ENOG503P3X9; COG:O) has translation MSSKKLKNTKDRKCFRMINGVLVERTVKDVIPALQTNAEGLKKVLDDLVKQYKAKQDELEKWKKKNNVQVVQS, from the exons ATGTCGagcaagaagctgaagaacACAA AGGATCGCAAGTGCTTTCGCATGATCAACGGAGTGCTGGTGGAACGGACTGTCAAGGATGTGATCCCTGCGCTGCAAACAAAcgcggaggggttgaagaaggtaTTGGACGACTTGGTCAAGCAGTACAAGGCCAAACAagatgagctggagaagtGGAAG aaaaagaacaaCGTCCAAGTGGTACAGTCATGA
- a CDS encoding uncharacterized protein (EggNog:ENOG503P7GR; COG:H) encodes MHPLLHTKDNVACKDLMIALEQCHMRGFLWKSMGMCNDAKEELSACLRAERWKTQSFNRSGVADKKDKIRQAWKDVDENS; translated from the exons ATGCATCCTCTTCTGCATACCAAAGACAACGTCG CGTGCAAAGACTTGATGATCGCACTCGAACAATGCCATATGCGGGGCTTCCTTTGGAAATCCATGGGCATGTGCAATGacgccaaggaggagctctCTGCCTGCCTGAGGGCAGAACGGTGGAAGACTCAGAGTTTCAACCGAAGTGGCGTTGCCGACAAAAAGGACAAGATTCGGCAAGCCTGGAAGGACGTTGACGAAAACTCATAA
- a CDS encoding uncharacterized protein (EggNog:ENOG503P79I; COG:S), whose product MASARSVNSGQLPWMRRTSQEFRSLLNSDTKNKRHSTSHNKYIIQNSQKMGLEFPAYVLSALTAVGGTIGYVKTKSVPSVAAGTAVGLLYGLGGYRLQNGQPLGLELALLASVVLGGASIPRAIRLRKPVPVMLSLFATYGLITFGDAFRRTL is encoded by the exons ATGGCCTCGGCTCGTTCCGTCAACTCTGGACAGCTTCCATGGATGCGGCGGACTTCCCAAGAGTTCCGAAGCCTTCTGAATAGCGACACAAAAAACAAACGACACAGCACCAGTCACAACAAATACATCATCCAAAACTCACAAAAGATG GGTCTCGAGTTTCCCGCCTACGTTCTCTCGGCTTTGACAGCTGTCGGCGGCACCATCGGATACGTCAAGACGAAATCTGTCCCTAGCGTTGCCGCGGGCACTGCTGTCGGTCTTTTGT ATGGTCTTGGTGGTTACCGCCTCCAGAATGGCCAGCCCTTGGGCTTGGAGCTCGCTCTCCTAGCTTCCGTAGTCCTCGGCGGCGCTTCGATTCCTCGTGCGATCAGACTCCGGAAGCCTGTTCCCGTCATGTTGTCGCTCTTTGCGACATACGGCTTGATTACTTTCGGTGACGCGTTCCGTCGCACTTTataa